The Streptomyces cyaneogriseus subsp. noncyanogenus region AGCGGTACGGCCCACAGGGCGAGGCCGGCGGCGCCGAGCGCGTAGATCCGGATGCGGCCGATCCGGTCGGACAGGGCGGCGGAGGCCGGGATCAGCACGAGCTGGGTCAGGCTGACGCAGAGGGAGACGGTGAGCACCGGGCCGCGGGCCATGTCCAGTTCGCGGGTGGTGTAGTCGAGGACGCCGGTGATGAGGATGTAGAAGGTCGCGGTGTTCACGGCGAAGGAGCCGCCCGCGAGGAAGACCGTGCCCAGGTGGCCGCGGAGGATGGTGCGCAGCGGCGAGGTGCGCTCGCTCTTCTCCCGTTGCGCCAGCTCGCGTTCGGCCCGGCGGAAGTCGGGGGTCTCCTCGACGCGGGTGTGGATGTACCAGGCGAGGCCGAGGACGAGCAGGCCGACCAGGAAGGGGACGCGCCAGCCCCACGCCTCGAACGCGGACTCGCCGGTGAGCGCGCCGGCCACCAGGAAGACGGTGTTGGCGCTGACCACGCCGATGGGGACGCCGAGCTGGACGACGCTGCCGTAGATGCCGCGCCTGCCCTCGGGGGCGTACTCGGTGGCCAGCAGCATCGCGCCGCCCCACTGGGCGCCCACGGCGACGCCCTGGGCGACGCGCAGCAGGACGAGCAGGACCGGCGCGGCGACGCCGATGGTGTCGTAGGTGGGCAGCAGGCCGATGCCGGTGGTGGCCAGGCCCATCACCGTGAGCGCGAGGACCAGCATCGGCTTGCGGCCCCGACGGTCGCCGAGCTGGCCGGCGACGATGCCGCCGAGCGGGCGGGCGAGGAAGCCGACGGCGAAGGTGGCGAAGGAGGCGAGGACCCGGGCGGTGGGGTTGCCGGACGGGAAGTACAGGTCGCCGAGGACGAGGGCGGCGGCGATGCCGAAGACGAAGTAGTCGTACCACTCCACGGCGGAGGCCAGGGCCGCGGCCGTGGCGACACGGCGGCGGCTGCGGTCGGCGGGCGTGGTGGAGGCGGGGGTGAGCGGTTGTGCGGAAGGTGCCGTGTCCATGGGGTGCACGCTCCGGGGTGGGGGGACGGAACCGGGGGGTGGCTCGGGTTCCGGGGAACGTACTGACCGGACGGTATGGCCGTCAACGGGTCGTGCGGCGGCAATTTCCGCCGGTCCGGGGCTCGGAGTCCGCGAGCGAGGACGCGGGCGCGCAGCTGTCCGGGCGGTCCGCTCCCCTTGCGGGCGCCGGGGGCGCGGGCATGCCGAGGGCCCCGGCCCCGCTCGGCGAGCGGGACCGGGGCGTACGGCGGGCGTCCGCTCGGGAGGGGGCTCCTGTCCGTGCCAGGGGCTCTGTCCCGGCCGGGGCCCCTGCCCGCGCCGGGGCCCCTGTCCGTGCCGGATGCGGCCCTAGAAGACCACCAGGGCCCGTCCGCCCTTGCCGGCCAGCATGTTCTCGAAGGCGGCCGGGATGCCGTCCAGGGCGATGCGCTCGGTCACGAGGGCGCCCAGGTCCAGGCGGCCGGCGCGGACGTGTTCGGCCAGCACGGGGAGGTCGCGTACGGGGTCGCTGTTGCCGTAGACGCAGCCGGACAGGGTCCGGCCCCAGTGGAAGATCTCCAGCGCGTTGAAGGTGACCTGCTGGTCCTTGCCGCCGATCCCGACGACGGTGGTGCGTCCGCCGCGCCGGGTGGACTCCCAGGCGGTGCGGATGGCGGCGGCGCGGCCCACGCACTCGACGGCGACGTCCACGCCCTGCTTGCCGGTGAGGGCGCGGATCTCGCGGGCCGTGGTGTCGGAGGCGACGACGTAGTCGGTGGCGCCGGCGGCCCGGGCCAGTTCCTCCTTCTGCGGGGAGACGTCGACCGCGACGATCTTCGAGGCGCCCGCGATGCGGGCCGCCTGGACGGTGGAGAGTCCCACTCCCCCGACGCCGAACACCGCCACCGTCTCGCCCGGCCGCACCTTGGCCGAGTGGTGGACGGCGCCGTAGCCGGTGAGGACGGCGCAGCCGAGCAGGGCGGCGTCGGTGAGCGGCACACCGTCCGGGGCGGGCAGGACGCAGGAGGCGCGCACCACGGTCTCCTCGGCGAACGCGGCGACGTTCAGACCGGGGTGCAGGTCGGTGCCGTCGTCGGCGCGGCGGGCGTGCACGTCGGCCGCGCCCGCCAGCGCGTCGGCGCACAGCCAGACCTCGCCGAGCGAGCAGGGGTGGCAGGTGCCGCAGGACGGCGCCCAGTTCAGGACGACGCCGTCGCCGGGCGAGACATGGGTGACGCCCTCGCCGACGGCGACGACCGTGCCCGCGCCCTCGTGGCCGAGGACGGCGGGCAGGGGCACCCGCATGGTGCCGTTGGACAGGGACAGATCGGAGTGGCAGACCCCGGCGGCGGCGAGCCGGACGCGGACCCGGCCGGGGCCGGGCTCCGGCAGGTCTATCGCGGTGATCTCCAGCGGGGACCCGGGGGCGGGGACGACGGCGGCGCGGACGGCCATGGTTGCGGCACCTCTCCTGACTGGCGGGACGGGGGCGGACGTTGCCCGCCGGGGCACTAGAACTGGAGGGACTTGGTCTGGAGGTACTCCGCCAGGCCGTGGACGCCGAGTTCGCGCCCGACGCCCGACTGCTTGTACCCGCCGAAGGGGGCCAGCGGGTTGAACCGCCCGCCGTTGATGTCCACCTGGCCGGTCTCCATACGGCGGGCGAAGGCGACCGCCTCGGCCTCGTCCCCGGCCCAGACGGCACCGGCCAGGCCGTAGACCGTGCCGTTGGCGATCCGCAGGGCGTCCTCCTCGTCCTCGTAGGCGAGGACCGACAGGACCGGGCCGAAGATCTCCTCCTGCGCGATGGCCATGCCGGGGGTGACGTCGGCGAAGACGGTGGGGCTGACGAAGTAGCCCCGCTCGCGCGGCGCCTCTGGTCCGCCCGCGACGAGCCGGGCGCCCTCGGCGATCCCCTGCTCGATGTAACCGCGCACCCGCGCCCGCTGCTTGGCGTTGACGACCGGGCCGATGCGGTCGCCGTACTTGGCGGCGGCGGTGGCGGCGAGCTCGACGGCCTCGTCGTACTGGTCGCGGTGGACCAGCATCCGGGTCCAGGCGCTGCACGTCTGCCCGGAGTTGGACATGACGTTGGCGACGCCGACGTTGACGGCCTTGGCCAGGTCGGCGCTGGGCAGGATGACGTTGGCGGACTTGCCGCCGAGTTCGAGGGCGACCTTCTTGACGGCGGCGCCGGCGGTCGCGGCGATCTTCTTGCCGACGGCCGTGGAGCCGGTGAAGGAGACCAGGTCGACGCCGGGGTGTTCGGCCAGGGCCTGGCCCGCGACCGGGCCGAGGCCGGTGACCAGGTTGAAGACGCCGGCCGGGACGCCTGCCTCGTGCACCGCCTCGGCGAACGCCTGGGCGGTGAGCGGGGTGTCCTCGGCGGGCTTGAGCACGACGGTGCAGCCGGCCGCCAGCGCCGGGGCGACCTTGGCGACGATCTGGTGCAGAGGGTAGTTCCAGGGCGTTATCGCGCCGACCACGCCGATCGGCTCCTGGTACACCGTGGAGTTGCCGATCCTCTCCTCGAAGGCGTACGTGGCGGCCAGCTCGGCGTACGAGCCCGCGACCGCGATCGGCGCCCCCACGTGCACGGTCTGCGAGAGCTTCAGCGGCGAGCCCAGCTCGGCGGTGACGGTCTCGGCCATCTCACCGGCGCGGGCGACCAGGACGTCCCGCAGGGCCGCGAGGCGGGCGGCCCGCTCGGCGGGCGGGGTGGCGGCCCACCCCGGAAGGGCGGCGCGGGCGGCCCGTACGGCGGCGTCGACGTCCAGGGCGTCGCCGGCGGGGACCTGGCCGATCACCTGTTCGTCGGCCGGATTGACCACCTCGATCACGTCCCGCCCCACAGCGGGTCGCCAGGTGCCGTCGATGTACATGCCGTCGTGCGCCTTCATCGCGTTCCTTCCGGGCGGGCCTCGTCGTCCACCGCCCAAACTAGCGCTGTTAGTTTTCCGGCACCAGGGGTGACCGCCATGGCACGGCTCACCCCGCCGGGCGCGGGCCGCCCCGGCCGCCGGGCGGCCTGCCCGTCATTCCGCCAGGTCGGGCAGCCGGGCCGGGGCCGGGCAGATCCGTTCGCCGTGCCGGTCGAAGACGAACAGGCGGGCGAGGTCGACGAGGAGCGGGACCTGCGTGCCGTGGCGGAGGGCCGGATCGGGGGCGGTGCGGACGATCAGGTCGCCGGGCGAGCGCCGCTCCGCGGCGGCGGGCTCCGGCCGTGTCTCCGGCGGATCGTCGAGGACGACCACCGGGCCGGCGCGCAGCGCCCCGGCCCGTTCCCGCAGCCGGTTCAGGACCGTCCCGTCGCGGCGCCGCCGGCCCGGCCGGGCGCCGGGACGCGGGGCCTCCAGCTCCGGTACGACGGCGGGGTGGGAGCCGGTGCTGAAGTGGACGAGGTTCTCGTGTCCCTGGAACTCCACGTGCTCCACCAGGCCGGTGATCAGCACCTCGCCGGGGCGGGCCGTGCTCGGCTCGGCCATCCGCACGGCCTCCGAGCGCAGGCCCACGATGACCTCGCGGCCCTGCTGGACCCGGAGCAACTGGTGGTCCAGGCACAGCGGTTCGGGCAGGGGCAGGGACTGCTTGCCCAGGCTGATGGTCATCGCCCCGTCCAGCGGCGCGCGGACTACGCCGCGCAGCAGATTGATGCGGGGGGTGCCGACGAAGGCGGCGACGAACACGTTGGCGGGCCGGCCGTACACCTCGCGCGGGGTGCCGACCTGCTGGAGGACGCCGCCGCGCAGCACGGCGACGCGGTCGCCGAGGGACATCGCCTCGGCCTGGTCGTGGGTGACGTACACCGTGGTGACGCCCAGTTCCCGGGTGAGCCGGGCGATCTCGGCGCGCAGGTGGTTGCGGAGCTTGGCGTCCAGGTTGGACAGCGGCTCGTCCATGAGGAAGGCGGTGGGGTGGCGCGCGATGGCCCGGCCCATGGCGACCCGCTGGCGCTCCCCGCCGGAGAGCTGGCTGGGGAAGCGGTCGAGCAGATCCTGGATGCCCAGCATGCGGGCGGTGGCGTCCACGCGGGGGCGGGGGTCGGCGTGGGGCGACTCGACGCGCAGCGGGAAGCCGATGTTGTCCCGGCCGGTCATGTTGGGGTACAGGGCGAAGTTCTGGAAGACCATGGCCATGCGGCGCTCGGCGGGGATCAGCTCGTTGGCGTACTCGCCGTCGAGCCTCAGCTCGCCCTCGGTGATCTCCTCCAGGCCGGCGATCATTCTGAGCACGGTCGACTTGCCGCAGCCGGAGGGCCCGAGCAGGACGAGGAACTCGCCGGGCGCGATGTCCAGCGACAGCCGGTCCACCACGCGGACGCCTCGGTCGTAGGTCTTGCTCACGTCGTGCAGGGAGATGGCGCGTGTCATGAGAGGTGCCCCCGGGGGCTCACTGAGCGCTGGTGCTCCGCGGTCGGACGCCCCGTGCGGTCTCACGGGGCGCGTGGGTGACGGAAGTTAACGGAATGTACCCGGCTGGGGGAAGAGACCGGGCACGATCGGACCGTCCGGTCCGACTGCTGAGAAAACGGACGGCCAAATTCAGTGGGGGTGTCTCATCGAGTGGTCGGATCCGTGCTTTCCCGCATCCGTGACCGGGTCGCGGGCGTCGGTGCCGCCGGCGGTCACGGTTTCGGTGACGTCCCGTCCCGGTCGGCCTCCCGCGACCGCCGGGTGTCCCGGGAGGAGGCCGCCGGGCCTCCGGACGGCCCGGCCGGGGAGCGCAGGGCGACGCCCGCGGAGAGCAGCAGCAGGGCGCCGAGCATGACGAAGGGCGCGGCCACGCCCGCGACTCCGGCGACCAGGCCCGCGGCGGCGGGTGCGGCGACCTGGCCGAGCCGGTTGCCGGTCAGGCGCAGGGCGAGGGCCGTGGAGCGGGCGTCGTCGGGGGCGGCCCGGACGACGGTCGTCATGGACAGCGGCTGGCCGACGCCGAGGCAGAAGCCGAGGACGACGAGGATCACGGCGAGCGCCCACACCGGTACCGGCAGGGCGACGCCCGCGCACAGCAGGGCCGCCAGCAGGCAGGTGAGGGTCAGCAGGAGAGTGCGGCCCACCAGCCGCAGCAGGGGCGTGAGCACCAGGCGGCAGGCGATGGTGGCCGCCGCGCGCAGACTGAGCAGGACGCCGACGACGGAGGGCGCGATGCCCCGGTGCTCGCCGACCACCGGGAGGTAGGCGGTGAGGATGTCCGTCGCGGACAGCACCGACAGGCTGATGAGGATGCCCGCCGGCACGCCCCGGGCGCGCA contains the following coding sequences:
- a CDS encoding MFS transporter produces the protein MDTAPSAQPLTPASTTPADRSRRRVATAAALASAVEWYDYFVFGIAAALVLGDLYFPSGNPTARVLASFATFAVGFLARPLGGIVAGQLGDRRGRKPMLVLALTVMGLATTGIGLLPTYDTIGVAAPVLLVLLRVAQGVAVGAQWGGAMLLATEYAPEGRRGIYGSVVQLGVPIGVVSANTVFLVAGALTGESAFEAWGWRVPFLVGLLVLGLAWYIHTRVEETPDFRRAERELAQREKSERTSPLRTILRGHLGTVFLAGGSFAVNTATFYILITGVLDYTTRELDMARGPVLTVSLCVSLTQLVLIPASAALSDRIGRIRIYALGAAGLALWAVPLFLLIDTGSLLWLAVGTFVASCFLSVMYGPQAALFAELFTAEMRYTGASLGYQIAAVGGGGLAPFVMVLLLEATGTSMAVSGYIIALAVIALVSIKILAGRARAR
- a CDS encoding Zn-dependent alcohol dehydrogenase, with the translated sequence MAVRAAVVPAPGSPLEITAIDLPEPGPGRVRVRLAAAGVCHSDLSLSNGTMRVPLPAVLGHEGAGTVVAVGEGVTHVSPGDGVVLNWAPSCGTCHPCSLGEVWLCADALAGAADVHARRADDGTDLHPGLNVAAFAEETVVRASCVLPAPDGVPLTDAALLGCAVLTGYGAVHHSAKVRPGETVAVFGVGGVGLSTVQAARIAGASKIVAVDVSPQKEELARAAGATDYVVASDTTAREIRALTGKQGVDVAVECVGRAAAIRTAWESTRRGGRTTVVGIGGKDQQVTFNALEIFHWGRTLSGCVYGNSDPVRDLPVLAEHVRAGRLDLGALVTERIALDGIPAAFENMLAGKGGRALVVF
- a CDS encoding aldehyde dehydrogenase family protein, producing MKAHDGMYIDGTWRPAVGRDVIEVVNPADEQVIGQVPAGDALDVDAAVRAARAALPGWAATPPAERAARLAALRDVLVARAGEMAETVTAELGSPLKLSQTVHVGAPIAVAGSYAELAATYAFEERIGNSTVYQEPIGVVGAITPWNYPLHQIVAKVAPALAAGCTVVLKPAEDTPLTAQAFAEAVHEAGVPAGVFNLVTGLGPVAGQALAEHPGVDLVSFTGSTAVGKKIAATAGAAVKKVALELGGKSANVILPSADLAKAVNVGVANVMSNSGQTCSAWTRMLVHRDQYDEAVELAATAAAKYGDRIGPVVNAKQRARVRGYIEQGIAEGARLVAGGPEAPRERGYFVSPTVFADVTPGMAIAQEEIFGPVLSVLAYEDEEDALRIANGTVYGLAGAVWAGDEAEAVAFARRMETGQVDINGGRFNPLAPFGGYKQSGVGRELGVHGLAEYLQTKSLQF
- a CDS encoding ABC transporter ATP-binding protein yields the protein MTRAISLHDVSKTYDRGVRVVDRLSLDIAPGEFLVLLGPSGCGKSTVLRMIAGLEEITEGELRLDGEYANELIPAERRMAMVFQNFALYPNMTGRDNIGFPLRVESPHADPRPRVDATARMLGIQDLLDRFPSQLSGGERQRVAMGRAIARHPTAFLMDEPLSNLDAKLRNHLRAEIARLTRELGVTTVYVTHDQAEAMSLGDRVAVLRGGVLQQVGTPREVYGRPANVFVAAFVGTPRINLLRGVVRAPLDGAMTISLGKQSLPLPEPLCLDHQLLRVQQGREVIVGLRSEAVRMAEPSTARPGEVLITGLVEHVEFQGHENLVHFSTGSHPAVVPELEAPRPGARPGRRRRDGTVLNRLRERAGALRAGPVVVLDDPPETRPEPAAAERRSPGDLIVRTAPDPALRHGTQVPLLVDLARLFVFDRHGERICPAPARLPDLAE
- a CDS encoding MFS transporter, translating into MGPGGGRGWLLRLVIAFGCAQGAVSMARPAVSYRALALGADERAVGVIAGVYALLPLFAAVPLGRRTDHGRCAPLLPAGVVLIAGGCALSGVADSLWAMALWSGVMGLGHLCFVIGAQSLVARQSAPHEQDRDFGHFTIGASLGQLVGPIAAGALIGGHDMAGTSALALLTAGAGAAVAFTSLWRIERPAAAAARPAGGGRVPVRRILRARGVPAGILISLSVLSATDILTAYLPVVGEHRGIAPSVVGVLLSLRAAATIACRLVLTPLLRLVGRTLLLTLTCLLAALLCAGVALPVPVWALAVILVVLGFCLGVGQPLSMTTVVRAAPDDARSTALALRLTGNRLGQVAAPAAAGLVAGVAGVAAPFVMLGALLLLSAGVALRSPAGPSGGPAASSRDTRRSREADRDGTSPKP